In the genome of Xanthocytophaga agilis, one region contains:
- a CDS encoding tetratricopeptide repeat-containing sensor histidine kinase, which translates to MNAQNTIVDSLQTKLADSTLTDSVRIESLNYLSREYAYISASQGAGFAQSALELSLRTGNKQGEAYAYRNLASMYAAQESFYFTLEFVQKAIHLFEQIHDTVGLGNCYMTLGVLYKNNQSYAKAINYHNKALDIFQQKQLAERTAICLYNLGDAEFFSGKLQDASIHAEECIRIYQSLYFQRGLMLGYRLKGSIHFRENQFADAARSFHRVLQLYKTLGKNAIKESAADAMIQLSRIAHQNGQAEQECNYLKEAFLLSKNNIYSLHLRTSYQYLSSYYLQKKNFPAAQQLLDEYTKANDDLIVWQNRDKAAMVGSVLDALKLSNDNQQLVRQHALKQEVIEDQKQLLTLTIVISTLLCLVCIVVLFLYLTRRKLVTELLKQKDIIHEKSQKLEENNAAKDKFFKIIAHDMVSPLNSMSGLVNLLAQDMEMFSPKELQSIMDEFSKKLHNTLGLANNLIIWAHSQMQASPPEFSVTSVAELVEKIKDTYGDIAQQKQITLRTDIPSNLTIYVDSNQIEFVLRNLVNNAIKFTSRQGCITISAEENHLTVILSVEDNGQGMTDEKMENLFKLDNVRQSQGTEGEKGTGMGLVLCQEFIRKNNGKITVRSQKGAGSTFSIHLPQAPCSDVIQSSLVSEDDLIQ; encoded by the coding sequence TTGAACGCTCAAAATACAATTGTAGATAGTCTGCAGACAAAACTTGCAGATTCAACTCTTACAGATTCTGTACGAATTGAATCCCTGAATTATTTATCCAGAGAATATGCCTACATATCTGCCAGTCAGGGGGCAGGGTTTGCGCAAAGTGCATTAGAACTCAGTCTTCGAACAGGCAATAAGCAAGGCGAGGCATATGCATACCGAAATCTGGCTTCTATGTATGCGGCTCAGGAGTCATTTTACTTTACACTGGAATTTGTCCAGAAAGCCATCCATCTATTTGAACAAATACATGATACAGTAGGTTTAGGCAATTGTTATATGACGCTGGGTGTATTGTATAAAAATAATCAGTCATATGCTAAAGCTATAAATTATCATAATAAAGCGTTGGATATTTTCCAACAAAAACAACTGGCAGAGAGAACCGCTATCTGTCTGTATAATCTGGGAGATGCAGAATTTTTCTCAGGAAAACTGCAGGATGCATCTATACATGCAGAAGAGTGTATTCGCATTTATCAGTCTTTATATTTTCAGCGGGGTCTGATGCTGGGCTATCGGTTAAAAGGATCTATTCATTTTCGGGAAAATCAATTTGCAGATGCAGCCAGAAGTTTTCATCGGGTGTTGCAACTCTACAAAACGCTTGGCAAAAATGCGATCAAAGAATCAGCAGCTGATGCAATGATCCAACTAAGTCGAATTGCTCATCAAAATGGACAGGCAGAACAGGAATGCAACTATCTCAAGGAAGCATTTTTATTGTCGAAAAATAACATTTACTCCCTTCATCTTCGGACTTCCTACCAATATCTGAGCAGTTATTATCTTCAAAAGAAAAATTTTCCGGCTGCTCAACAACTGCTTGATGAGTATACCAAAGCCAATGACGATCTCATTGTATGGCAAAATCGGGATAAAGCAGCAATGGTAGGGTCTGTACTGGATGCACTCAAACTATCCAATGATAATCAACAACTCGTTCGGCAGCATGCGCTAAAACAGGAAGTAATTGAGGATCAGAAACAATTGCTGACGCTTACTATTGTTATATCTACATTACTGTGTCTGGTTTGTATTGTGGTGTTATTTCTTTATCTGACCCGAAGAAAGTTGGTTACTGAGTTGTTAAAACAGAAAGATATTATCCATGAGAAGTCCCAGAAGCTGGAAGAAAATAATGCAGCTAAGGATAAATTCTTTAAGATCATTGCCCATGACATGGTATCTCCTCTCAATAGTATGAGTGGTTTGGTAAATCTCTTGGCCCAGGATATGGAGATGTTTTCACCCAAAGAACTTCAATCTATCATGGATGAGTTCAGCAAAAAACTGCATAACACACTTGGTCTAGCTAATAATCTGATTATCTGGGCACATTCTCAAATGCAGGCTAGCCCTCCAGAATTTTCAGTTACTTCTGTTGCTGAACTTGTAGAGAAAATCAAAGACACCTATGGAGATATTGCCCAACAGAAACAAATAACTCTTCGTACAGATATACCGTCCAATCTTACTATATATGTTGACTCCAACCAGATTGAATTTGTACTCCGAAATCTGGTCAATAATGCAATCAAATTTACTTCTCGTCAAGGATGTATTACTATATCTGCGGAAGAGAACCATCTTACAGTAATTCTATCAGTAGAAGATAACGGTCAGGGTATGACAGACGAAAAAATGGAGAATCTGTTCAAACTGGACAACGTCCGCCAGTCCCAGGGAACAGAAGGAGAGAAAGGCACAGGGATGGGGCTTGTGTTATGTCAGGAATTTATACGCAAGAACAATGGAAAGATAACTGTAAGAAGTCAGAAAGGTGCAGGAAGTACCTTCTCTATTCATCTACCACAAGCACCTTGTAGTGATGTAATACAATCAAGTCTTGTTTCAGAAGATGATCTGATCCAATAA
- a CDS encoding glycoside hydrolase family 95 protein, with translation MRKYLYTLFCIVFFCVFVNAQNDLKLWYKQPAGEQWAAALPVGNGYIGAMVYGNPEQEKITLNEGTIWSGSPHRNDDPELLSVLPEVRRLIFEGQQREAHKLVDKTIAFKKKANGMKFEPVGSVCLNFKGHDKPSAYYRELDLATAKTTTIYTVDGITFKREVIAPLQEKVVVIRLTASKLQSLTFTTFLQSPQNNSRATLDNNMLGLAGHTSTHEGVEGKVKFQSYVKIHTEDGQISQTDTSISVDKASSATLYITVASNFVSYNDISGDEVVKARSYLNTATSKKYADILKMHSKIYQSYFNRVKMDLGKTDAMKDPTDVRLRNFATGDDPQLVALYFQFGRYLLISSSAPGGQPANLQGIWNATMNPPWDSKYTININTEMNYWGAEVCHLEEMHEPLLQMVKELSQTGQQTARTMYGARGWVAHHNTDLWRTTGPVDATYYGMWPMGGAWLSQHLWQKYLYSGDKQYLLSIYPLLKGASLFFVDFLTEHPVKHWLVTAPSMSPENAPYTHPGISMDAGVTMDNQLVFELLSTTARASELLETDKEFRDSLQTIIKRLPPMQIGQYGQLQEWMDDLDDPADKHRHISHLYGLFPGYQISAYRTPELFAAAATTLNQRGDVSTGWSMGWKVNWWARLLEGNRALKLIQSQLVPVEEAVKRKEGGGGTYPNLFDAHPPFQIDGNFGCSAGIAEMLLQSHDGAIHILPALPDAWKKGSVSGLRTRGGYEIVSLIWKEGKVQKLIIRSTLGGNCRLRVSNELKGKGIKLVNDAIPNVNPFFQLQATPVPVISEKAPLTPARLSTTWLYDIQTLPGGVYVLTGI, from the coding sequence GAGAAAATATTTATATACGCTTTTTTGCATTGTCTTTTTCTGTGTATTCGTAAATGCACAGAATGATTTAAAACTATGGTATAAACAACCTGCTGGAGAACAATGGGCTGCAGCCTTGCCCGTTGGCAATGGCTATATAGGTGCTATGGTATATGGCAATCCAGAGCAGGAAAAAATCACACTGAATGAAGGGACAATCTGGTCTGGAAGTCCGCATCGGAATGACGATCCTGAGCTATTATCTGTATTACCAGAAGTCCGAAGGTTAATTTTTGAAGGGCAACAAAGGGAAGCACATAAATTGGTGGATAAAACTATTGCTTTTAAGAAAAAAGCTAATGGGATGAAGTTTGAACCTGTAGGTAGTGTTTGTCTGAATTTTAAGGGGCATGATAAACCTTCAGCATATTATCGGGAACTGGATCTGGCAACTGCTAAAACTACTACAATTTATACTGTTGATGGGATTACCTTTAAGCGGGAAGTGATAGCTCCACTCCAGGAGAAAGTAGTTGTAATTCGCTTGACAGCCAGTAAGCTTCAAAGTCTTACATTTACAACATTTTTGCAAAGTCCTCAAAATAATTCCCGAGCCACTTTAGACAATAACATGCTTGGGTTAGCTGGCCATACGAGTACACATGAGGGTGTTGAGGGTAAAGTAAAATTTCAGTCCTATGTAAAGATACATACTGAAGACGGACAGATAAGCCAGACAGATACATCTATATCTGTTGATAAAGCATCTTCTGCTACATTATATATCACTGTAGCAAGTAATTTTGTGAGTTACAATGATATTTCCGGAGATGAAGTAGTAAAAGCAAGATCATATCTGAATACAGCTACTTCTAAAAAGTATGCAGATATTCTGAAAATGCATAGTAAAATCTATCAGTCATACTTTAATCGTGTAAAGATGGATCTGGGGAAAACGGATGCTATGAAAGACCCCACAGATGTCCGTTTACGAAATTTCGCGACAGGTGATGATCCTCAGCTTGTCGCTTTATATTTCCAGTTTGGCCGTTATCTGCTTATCTCTTCTTCAGCGCCTGGTGGGCAACCTGCTAATTTGCAAGGTATATGGAATGCTACAATGAATCCGCCCTGGGATTCAAAATATACCATCAATATCAATACGGAAATGAATTACTGGGGAGCAGAAGTTTGTCATCTGGAAGAGATGCATGAGCCTTTACTACAAATGGTTAAAGAATTGTCACAGACAGGACAGCAAACTGCCAGGACTATGTATGGTGCAAGAGGGTGGGTTGCCCATCACAATACGGATTTATGGCGTACAACAGGTCCTGTGGATGCAACTTATTATGGCATGTGGCCAATGGGAGGTGCCTGGCTGAGCCAACATCTGTGGCAAAAATATCTGTATTCAGGTGATAAGCAATATCTCTTATCTATTTATCCATTATTGAAGGGTGCATCTCTGTTTTTTGTAGATTTTCTTACAGAACATCCTGTAAAACATTGGTTGGTAACAGCCCCTTCCATGTCTCCTGAAAATGCACCATATACACATCCGGGGATCTCTATGGATGCTGGGGTAACGATGGACAACCAGCTTGTATTTGAATTACTTTCTACCACAGCCAGAGCCTCTGAACTTCTGGAAACAGATAAAGAGTTTCGGGATTCTTTGCAAACTATCATTAAACGATTACCGCCTATGCAGATAGGGCAATATGGACAACTGCAAGAATGGATGGATGATCTGGATGATCCAGCAGATAAACATAGACACATTTCACACCTATATGGGTTATTTCCTGGTTATCAGATTTCTGCTTATCGTACTCCTGAACTTTTTGCTGCCGCCGCAACTACTTTGAATCAGCGAGGTGATGTTTCTACTGGATGGTCTATGGGATGGAAGGTGAATTGGTGGGCACGTTTGTTGGAAGGCAACCGTGCGTTAAAATTGATCCAAAGCCAGTTAGTGCCAGTTGAAGAAGCTGTTAAACGGAAAGAAGGGGGAGGTGGCACATACCCTAATTTATTTGATGCACATCCTCCCTTCCAGATTGATGGAAATTTTGGTTGTTCTGCTGGTATTGCAGAGATGTTGCTTCAGAGCCATGATGGGGCTATACATATACTGCCAGCCTTACCAGATGCATGGAAGAAAGGATCTGTTAGTGGTTTACGTACGCGGGGTGGTTATGAGATAGTATCGCTGATATGGAAAGAAGGAAAAGTACAAAAACTTATCATTCGTTCAACTTTAGGCGGAAACTGCAGGCTGAGAGTTTCAAATGAACTCAAAGGAAAAGGGATAAAGCTAGTAAATGATGCAATTCCTAATGTCAATCCTTTTTTTCAGCTACAAGCTACTCCTGTTCCTGTTATTTCAGAAAAGGCACCTCTAACTCCAGCTCGATTGTCTACTACCTGGTTGTATGATATACAAACTTTGCCAGGTGGAGTGTATGTGCTGACAGGAATATGA